From Methanobacterium sp. Maddingley MBC34, one genomic window encodes:
- a CDS encoding chaperonin GroEL (PFAM: TCP-1/cpn60 chaperonin family) yields GQPIIIMPEGSSRVLGRDAQRMNILAGKVLAETVRTTLGPKGMDKMLVDGLGDIVVTNDGVTILKEMDIEHPAAKMLVEVAKT; encoded by the coding sequence AGGACAACCTATTATTATAATGCCTGAGGGCTCTTCAAGAGTTTTAGGAAGAGATGCTCAGAGAATGAACATATTAGCAGGAAAAGTCTTAGCAGAAACCGTTAGGACCACTTTAGGTCCCAAGGGAATGGACAAAATGCTCGTAGATGGATTAGGTGACATCGTAGTAACCAACGACGGAGTAACCATCCTCAAAGAAATGGACATTGAGCACCCTGCAGCAAAAATGCTGGTGGAAGTAGCCAAAACCC